The genomic window CGAGATGAGCACCAGTCCACAGCCACTGAACCGTTACGGGCTGACCTCACAGGAGGCCGAGGTCCAGAGTCGGCTCGCGGCTGCTCAGGACGTCACGCAGACCGAAGGGATGCGCCTCGTGAGCGACGGACTCTGGACGATTCCGCCACACGGCGAGACTGCGCGGGACTACCTCACCGCGGCCGCGATCGAGAACGACGTCGCCATCGCGACGAACATGAGCGACGCCGTGCGCTACCACGCGATGGCCAACAGCGAGGCCGCGGACGTCGGCCTCGTCGTCGATGCGCCGCACGTCTCCCTGTCGGCGGAGACGGTGATGCCCGAGAGCCTCATTACCTCGATTCAACCCCACTACCAGGTCCCCCAGGCCAGAGATTTGCCGCTGTACTTCCGCTACGCACTCAGGATCGCCGCACCGTTGCTCGCGCTCTGTGCGAACAGCCCGTTCTTCCCACCGGACTGCTACGAGGATGGCACGACGATCGAGGACGCGATCGAGGACGGCTGGGACGAGCACCGCATCTCCGTCTTCGAGACCGTCCTGAACGCGCCGTCCGAGACCACCGGCAAAGTCAGGTTCCCCCGCGAGATCGAATCCGCGAAGCAGACAGTCGACCGCGTGGCCGAGGACGACCTGCTGATCCCGATCGACGTCGAGGAGACCGGGCGCTACGACGACGAGTTCGCGCACTTCCGGCACAAGCACGGCAGCTTCTGGCGGTGGATTCGTCCTGTCTTCGACGGGCCATCGAAGTCCGCAGCAAACGCCCGGATCGAGTTCCGCCCGATCGCCGGGCAACCGACCGTGCACGACTCCATCTCGGTGCTCGCAGCCTTCGCCGGGCTGATGGTACAGCTTCCGCGAATCGACCATCCCGTGGACGAACTCGACTGGGAGACCGCGTACGACAACTTCTACGCCGCGATGCGCCAGGGGATCGACGCGAACCTGCTGTGGATCACCGAAGACGGACACGAGACGCGCCGGATCGACGCGATCTACGGCGACCTGCTCGATCAGGCCGAGGCGGGGCTCCGGGCCAAGGACGTCCCCTCCCACCAGATCGATAGCTATCTCCGGCCACTCAGAAAGCGCGTCGAACTTCGAACCACTCCCGCGACCTGGAAGCGGGATCGTGCCAGAGCAGCAGCCGATGCGGGCGGGGACCTCGCCGAAGCGATCGGAACTGCCCAGCGCGCCTATCTCGACCGACAGCGAGGAACGCTGCTCGAGGGATCCTTCGTCGACTGGGTCGAGGACTGATCGGATCGCTCGATCCGGTCGATCTGGATCGGATCGCTATCGGATCGGTCGCTCCGGATCGGGGCTCACTGCATCGGATCGTTATCGGTTCTGTCGCCGCTGCGGGAACGTCGATGCCAGTCACAGACGGCGGGGCCGTCGTTCGATACGAGTCGGCACGGCCTGCAACGGTGAACATCATTATAGGGCTGTACTTCTTGGACCAGCACATGGTAACGTTCCTCTCCGGCGGGACCGGAACGCCGAAGCTGTTGGACGGCGCCGCCGTTGCCTACGAGCCCGAGGAGACGACCGTGATCGCCAACACGGGGGACGACATCGAACTGGGCGGCCTCCTGGTCTCGCCCGACCTCGACACCTTGCTCTACCAGGGCGGGGGCGTCCTGAACCGCGACCGCTGGTGGGGGATCGGCGGCGATACGACGCGGACCCACGACGGCCTCCACGACATCGGGAAGGCGATGGGACTGGAAGCCGGCCCGCGCTACCTCGCGGACGACGCGCAGACTGCCGGCCGCGACATCGCCGACTGGCGTCGGTTCTCCGGCGCGGTCGAGTTCATGGAGATCGGCGACCGCGACCGGTCCGTCCACGTCACGCGAACGAGCCTCCTCGACGAGGGGCACACGCTCTCCGAGGTCACCGAGCGTCTCTGCGAGGCCTTCGGCGTCACGCTGGAGCTACTGCCGATGAGCGACGATCCCGTCGCGAGCCTCGTCCACACCCCAGAGGAGGTCATGCACTTCCAGGAGTACTGGGTCGCTCGCGACGGTGAACCGGACGTCGAGAACGTGGAGTTCCGTGGGTCTTCGACGGCCGAACCGGCACCCGGCGTGCTGGACGCGCTCGAGGACGACGTGGTCATCGGTCCCTCGAACCCAGTGACGAGCATCGGCCCGATGCTCGCAATCGACGGCATCAGCGACGCACTCGCCCAGACCACCGTCGTCGCCGTCTCGCCGTTCCGGGGCGACGAAGCGTTCTCCGGGCCGGTCGCCGACCTCATGGACGCCGTGGGTGCCGTGCCGTCGACCGAAGGCATCGCTACGGCCTACCCCTTCGCCGACGCGTTCGTGATCGACGAGGACGACGACGCGAACTTCGATCGCCCGGTCGTCCGCACCGACATCGAGATCGACGGCCGCGAGGACGCCGCCCGCGTCGTGCAAGCCGTCGAGCGAGCGCTCGACGAGGTCTGAGTGTATCTGGAATGGGACCCGACGTATCGTTTTCACCGCGCGTCGCAGTAGCCAGTTTGAGCGGTCAGTCCGACGCGACCTGGGCGACGAACGCCCTGCCCCACGTCGGAGCAGCGTTTCTCGGTGGCATCGCCCTCGACGAACCGACGCGAGAGGGCGCACGGGAACTCGTCGAACGGGACCGCGAGGAGTTTCTCCCGGACGATCCCATCGGCTGGATCGACGAGCAACTCGCCACCCTCGCCGACGAACCCCTGCTCCCGGCTGTCAACGTTCGCGCGGCGTCTCCCGAACCGATCGCCGACGCCGCCAGACGCTGTGCCGCCCACGACGCGATCCTCGAAGTCAACGCCCACTGCAGACAGCCGGAACTCTGTGCCGTCGGCACCGGACAGACCCTCCTTCGCGAGCCCGAACGGCTCGCGAACTACGTCGACGCTGCCACGACCGAGGGCGCGACGGTCTCCGTCAAGCTACGCACCGAACTCGCGGACGTCGACCTGCCCGTTCTCGCCAGCCGCCTCGAGGTCGCCGGTGCCGACGTCCTGCACGTAGACGCGATGGACTCCGAGCCCGAGATCGCCGACGTCGTCGAGGCCACCGACGCGTTCGTGATCGCCAATAACGAGGTCAGAGGACGGGAGAGCGTCCGCGAGTATCTCGAGTACGGCGCCGACGCCGTGAGCGTGGGTCGACCGAGCACGGAACCGGCAGTCCTGGAGCGAGTGCGATCCGCGACGGAGGCGTGGTTCGAGGCCGAACAGGTCGCGCCCTGATTGGGGCACCTCACTTCCCGGTCCGAGCGCAGTTCCACAGTCCGACGCCGAGACACTCGACACGACCGTACGGCGACACCCGCCGGTGGCACCGGTCTTATTGTCCGGCGGTCCCCAGACCGCCACATGTCGAGCCCGGCAGCGCTGGCCGAGCGGGCACTCCTCCTCGAGGTCGCAGCGACGCCGACGCCGGGCAACGTCGACCGGGAGCGCGACCTCCCCGACCTCCGCTTCGAGCAGTTTCTCGCAGGAGCGACCGGCGCCCGGGATGGTCTCGAACGCATTGCCGAGGGAGACGCGATCGCGGACGGCTTCGAGAACGCGGTCGCCTGCATGGCCGAAGCGTCTGGGACGAACACCCAGTTCGGGTCGCTCCTGTTGCTCGCGCCGCTCCTCCGGGCGAGCGTGCGCAACGATCGGTTGACCCCGGAGACAGCCAGTGCAGCAGCCACAGCAACCACCGTCGACGACGCCGCAGCCTTCTACCGGAGCTTCGGTCACGTCGACGTCCGGGTCGACGATCCACCCGCGGATCTCGAACCACTCGACGTCCGCCGAGGATCAGACGCGATCCCGACGCTCCGCGACCGGGGCCTGACGCTGGCCGACGTCATGGAGACCGCAGCGGATCGCGACGGGATCGCTGCCGAGTGGACCCACGGCTTCGAGCGAACGTTCGCTGCCGCCGATCGACTCGCGACCACCGATGGACCGATCGGCGAGCGTGCTGCCCGGGTGCACCTCGAACTGCTCGCGGCGGAACCGGACACGCTCGTCGCCACGAAGCACGACGAAGCGACTGCTGCGGAGGTCCGACGGCGCGCTGCGTCGATCGATCCAGAGGACGTGGATGCCGTACGGGACTTCTCCGAGGAACTGATCGATCGCGGAATCAACCCCGGGACGACGGCGGACCTCCTGGCCGGGGCGCTGTTCGTCGCGCTCGTTCGCGGCGAGGTGGAACCGTGAGCCACGCACGGAGCTACGGCGTCACT from Salinarchaeum sp. Harcht-Bsk1 includes these protein-coding regions:
- the cofD gene encoding 2-phospho-L-lactate transferase, with translation MVTFLSGGTGTPKLLDGAAVAYEPEETTVIANTGDDIELGGLLVSPDLDTLLYQGGGVLNRDRWWGIGGDTTRTHDGLHDIGKAMGLEAGPRYLADDAQTAGRDIADWRRFSGAVEFMEIGDRDRSVHVTRTSLLDEGHTLSEVTERLCEAFGVTLELLPMSDDPVASLVHTPEEVMHFQEYWVARDGEPDVENVEFRGSSTAEPAPGVLDALEDDVVIGPSNPVTSIGPMLAIDGISDALAQTTVVAVSPFRGDEAFSGPVADLMDAVGAVPSTEGIATAYPFADAFVIDEDDDANFDRPVVRTDIEIDGREDAARVVQAVERALDEV
- a CDS encoding triphosphoribosyl-dephospho-CoA synthase, giving the protein MSSPAALAERALLLEVAATPTPGNVDRERDLPDLRFEQFLAGATGARDGLERIAEGDAIADGFENAVACMAEASGTNTQFGSLLLLAPLLRASVRNDRLTPETASAAATATTVDDAAAFYRSFGHVDVRVDDPPADLEPLDVRRGSDAIPTLRDRGLTLADVMETAADRDGIAAEWTHGFERTFAAADRLATTDGPIGERAARVHLELLAAEPDTLVATKHDEATAAEVRRRAASIDPEDVDAVRDFSEELIDRGINPGTTADLLAGALFVALVRGEVEP
- a CDS encoding tRNA-dihydrouridine synthase; protein product: MGPDVSFSPRVAVASLSGQSDATWATNALPHVGAAFLGGIALDEPTREGARELVERDREEFLPDDPIGWIDEQLATLADEPLLPAVNVRAASPEPIADAARRCAAHDAILEVNAHCRQPELCAVGTGQTLLREPERLANYVDAATTEGATVSVKLRTELADVDLPVLASRLEVAGADVLHVDAMDSEPEIADVVEATDAFVIANNEVRGRESVREYLEYGADAVSVGRPSTEPAVLERVRSATEAWFEAEQVAP